The Vitis riparia cultivar Riparia Gloire de Montpellier isolate 1030 chromosome 3, EGFV_Vit.rip_1.0, whole genome shotgun sequence genome segment CAAAGCCCTCCAAGCATTTGGACCCATCTTCTCCATATATCGGCTTACAAACTCACTTGCATCTGAGAAGCAGCCTGCTCTTGCAAGCAAGTCAACGATGCACCCGCAGTGGTCTTGGCTAGGCCTGATTGTACGCTCTTCCACCATCTGATTGAAAATAGCCAGACCATCATCCACCAACCCTGAGTGACTACAAGCACTCAAAACACAAAGGTACGTCGCAGCATCAGGATTTTCCCGGCACTTCCTCATTTCATGGTAGAGGGTGACAGCAATTTCTCCATGGCCATTGATCCCATACCCGTTTAGAATTGCATTCCAAGATACTATATCTCGGATATAACCCATCTGCCCAAACACATTGTAAGCAGGTTCCACATCTCCACACTTTGAGTATGCTGATATCAGACTATTCTGAACCAATCTATATCGGGGGAAACCAGATTCAAAAGCATAGCAATGGAGCTGCTGGCAGAGCTCCAAAAGAGCAAGTTCACCAGAAGCTGATAGAACCCCTATCAGCATTACTGAATCAAGGTAAAAACTCTCTTCTCCTCTCATTTTAATCAAGAACTTCAGTGCTTCTCTTGGGCATCCATTCTGCACACATCCTAAAATCATCGCTGTCCAGGAAACAAGACTCTTCCCAGTAGTTTGATCAAACACAGTTCTTGAAGAATCTAGGTCGCCACACTTTGAATACATTGCAATGATCGAGTTTGTAAGAGGGAGCTCTGATCCAAATCCACATACAATAGCTTGAGTATGGATTTCTCTGCCTCTCTTCAAATCTCCTAAAATAGCACAAGCTGAAATCAGATTCATGACAACCACCACATCATTACTGATCCCGGTAATTCTCATCTGGCGAAAAAGCATGAGAGCATCAGAAGCATACTCAAGACAGACCAGTAAATTAATCATTGTAGTCCAGCTGATTACATCTCTACACTCCATCCCTTCAAAAACTCTTGTTGCAGCATCCAAATCCAGCATACTTGAATACATATCAAGAACCGAGTTGTTAACAGCCACATCCAAAACAAGACTCAGTTTTACAACCATCCCATGAATGGATTCACACAGTCGCCGCGACTCTAAAGCTACACAAGCTCGAATGAGAGTCAATACTGTTGCAGCATTAGGCACCATGCCAAGCTTCCGGAACTGGTTAAACAATACAACAGCCTCTTCAAAGAGCTCATTGTAGACAAACCCGGAAACAATCGCACTGCATGAGACCAAACCCGGATTCTCTAGTTGCTCAAACACTCTATAAGAATCAACCACATTTCCGCATTTTGCATATGCATTCAACAAAGCAGTAACCACTCTAAAATCAGAGTCAAGCCCATATTTGAGAATTAGTCCGTGAACACATTGCCCAAGCACAGGGTCTCCTAAGCCTGCAATGCTGACAAGAACACCAACCATGGTGAAAGAAGTTGGAACCAAACTAGAAATCCTCATCTGGGAAAACAGTTCCATGGATTTTCTCCGAAACCCATTTCTATTATAACCATGGATCATTATAGACCATGAAACTACATCCCGTTTAGGAATTTCTTCAAACAGCTTCCCTGCATTTATGATATCCCCAGACTTCAAATAACCACTCAAGAGTTTTGAATAGTTGATGGGGTCCCTTCCATGTGGGTAGCATTGGGTTGAAGTATGGATGCTGTAAAGTTGCAGAATAGCAAGTGGggttttcacatttttcttgaaGATCATAGATTTGGTATTTCTAAGCATTGACTTAGGGTAGCATATGATAAAGTGGGAACCATTTCATATAGCGTCTATACCACACAAGCATCACACCACATCTTCTCATATTAATTACCtctaattatgatatattaacAAGTGATGAGATATATTTATCGACCTTGTTGTTTTTATCTTAGGATATATTGATTCGAAGTTAAAGATATATgatatagatttatttatttattttatattattaatttttcaaaaaaataactaaaaaaattattcataaaatatactttataataatactaatacatgtattatttaatatataaattattttacgtattgaataacataatataattttttattcataaattttaaatattttaatcatcaatattgttaataaatgaaacaaattatttactaaattttaaattattgaaatttttttaaataatattaaatataagagaaatttcatattttttaataaaaaatattataatacaatataatttttattataaacaaatatttaaaaaataatatatatatatatatatatatatatatatatatatattactttatttataatcaaatgtcacaatattattatttaataatatttaatacaacttaataataataataaaatatatatatatatatatatatatatatatatatatatatatatataatttttttttattaataattagtGATGAATAGTGGGTTTTGTCTCCCACTTTATCTTTGAAAACAACGTGGAGcaagggaaaagaaagagaataaatattttcttccaAAGCCATCGGAGAAAATTTTCTTACCTTCTTCAGCAGACCTCATTCACCCAAGCTCCAGCTGTCTCTACATGTGACggatttcaaaaattttcaagaatgaaGACGAATGAAGACTCAAGACTGACTGAAGTCCGAAATTTTTCGCCTATAAATAGAACTTCAACTCTCTTCATCAGGCAGAGTGCACAAGAGTGTCAAAAGAGTTCGGAGAGTGTTCTAAAAAATTCTCTCTTacttttgtaatttttcaaaattttagtctTTTGTAATCATCTCTTTAAGTCATTTCTCTAACTCTACGTAATCAAGGtacattttcaataaacaatatttttaaattcaaatatctgtgtttttatgattaattttctgtaataaattaaatagtaaTTATTTATGTTCTTATGCTTGGAGTTCATTATACAAATGCTTTAAGAAAAcaacaattatttaattttcttaaagcATTTGTCTAATGAACTCCAAGCATAACAACATAAATAATTACTGTCTAATTTATTACAGAAATTCAATCATAAAAACACAGatatttaaatctaaaaatattgtttattgaaaatataccttgattacTAAGAGTTGTTGATATAAGCTTATTGACAGCAGAGGGATGACTCAAAGAGATAATTACAAAGGactagaattttgaaaaattacaacaacaagaaataattttttagaatactCTCTAAACTCTTTTGCCACTCTTGTGCACTCTCTCCAATTCTACCTTGCGATGAAATTGGTCTTGTTATTTATAGACGATGAAATTAGacttgagttttttttaatcttcattcatgataatttttttaaatccgtCACCACGTGTTCGGGCCTTGCTTCTTGAAGTCTATAGAAGGAgaagaattttcttttccttgtcgAATGGCTTCGAAAGAGaataaattctttcttttccctttctcCACGTGGGTTTCATTTTGTAGTAGTAGACAAAAACTACTATTTATTACTATTCATGACTTTtgaccttttgtttttttaaggaCATaattactgttttttttttatcaacatataatttcttaaacaaaactttaaaatacctatattactttttatatcattttatagaaatttttttaacatttttatgatttttaatcattttttgtcTTGTTAAAATATCCTTAGATATTTTGttagatattttgtaaaacCGAGTTACTAAtatatcccaaaaaaaaaaaattaatacctcCATATTTGATTGTatctaataatatataaatatcttatCGTATTCTATGCCACCGCCAAAATATAAGCTTAATGATTAAGAAACTTATGAGACGagaaatataataaacataattcagaatttgacatttttatataataaactAAATGATGGGAAGTGAGTTACTTTCaaagttgatatttttattcaaacttATTTGAAATTACCAATCAAGTTTATACATTCTGAAGTCTTAATAAGAAATCATAAAAGTGAAAATGATGGggaattaattagttttaaaaataaactaagctTATTGAATAGATTAAgtcccaaaaaataataatcttttatTCCGTCcacattttttaatcaaatgggTCACTTCCCAAAACCACTTTTCTAAAGCAAAGAATCAAGATATTGCTGCGTTAACCTTATCCCCATGATTTCACTCCACTGCTCATGTTTGCAAAAgcaaacaaatgaaaaacaaaaacaagagaaaCTGTTTtcagaaaacacaaaaaacactcCCATGAAAAGCGCGGGAGACGTTGCCAAACAGGAAGTGTTACCTTTAGAGGCTTACTGCTTGCTGCTTACAGCCCCCCGGAAGCGGTTGTTACGCGGCTTCTCCTCGCCCTGCCACGTGTTTACCCAGCGTCTTCATCCCCCAACGGACACGACGTTTTGATTCCTTCAAAACTAAGCTAAAACCCCAAACTtgccctttttattttcttggaatccAAACGCCATTGCCACATCAGAGATGTCTTCGAATCCTTATAGAAACCCTAATTCTCTCTACCCGGAAGTTGATATCTCAAACCCAGAAGCCACTTCTCGTCTTGTCTCAAACCCAACTTCTGCTTCATCTTCGTCGCTGTACCCTTCTCTTGAAGTAAAAGAGCTCGCTGAGAATCTTTTCCCGGACGAAAACGATGCCGCTTTACAAAACCCCAGTTCCCAACCATTCGAAGAAGTCCTCGTCAGAGTCGCCGGTGCCATCGTCCATCTCATCGACAAGCAACACAGCGTCGAGCTCGCTTCCGGAGTGCTTACCATAGTTCGGCTCCGGCAAGGCGAGAACGTGGTCGCTGTTCTTGCACGAATCGGCGATGAGATCCAGTGGCCATTGGCGAAAGATGAGGCCGCGGTGAAGCTCGATGAATCGCATTATTTCTTCAGTCTTCGCGTGCCCGAATCTGGTTCCGGCTCGGCTTCGAGCGATTATGATGGTGAGAGTGAGAATTTGTTGAACTATGGATTAACTATCGCGTCGAAGGGGCAAGAGGGATTGTTGAAGGAATTGGATGCGGTTTTGGAGAAGTACAGTTGTTTTTCGGTGCAGAAGGTGAAGGGGACGGTTGGGTGGGAGGTTTTAGATGGATCGGTTGCGAGAGAGACTTCTCCGGAGGATTTGGGatcgaagaagaagaagaaattgatgGAGGAGAGGTCAGGGGCGTACTGGACGACACTGGCTCCTAATGTGGAGGATTACAGTGGGTGCGTTGCGAGGATGATTGCCGCCGGATCAGGGCAGCTCATCAAGGGAATCCTGTGGTCGGGCAATGTAACGGTGGATGGATTGAATTGGGGGAATGAGTTTTTGAAGATAAGAATGGGGCCGGGTTCCAAATCCGAAATTAGTCCAGAGGCAATGAAGAGGATGAAAAGGTTTGATCTTTAATTTCTTAGCTAATTCTGGTGTTTTCTATTTGCAATTgcattactaaaaaaatgagTACTTGGTATCCTTTATTTGCTATATTTGTTGCATTTTGTTGGTTTATTTGAAAAGTAGTTGAATGGGTCTATTTATGCATCTGCCATCTTTGATCTTACTATAATgcggtattcttaatagagaatCTGCATATCTTTCACTCCCCAGTCTTCTGTTTGTCTCCATTGTTTATATCCATGGGGTATTTGGGGAACCTGTTAAATGGGGCAATTTGGTTTCTCTTTTTGCTGATtgtataatgaaaattatttgaaaaaactaaCTGATTGCTACTTTGGTACCAGAGTCTTGTCATATTGTCTTCAGTTTGTGATCAGCTGCCTTGTTTCGTTATCAGTCAAGCACCCTAGTAACTTGTTCTCATTTTTGCTTATAGTCTTGTTTATTAGAACTTTCAGCTTGCATAGTTGGTTGGTTTGCTCTTCAACTAAATGTCTTGTCTCTGTCCATCCCCAAGTTTGCACCCATGCTTCTTGAGTAATTTGCATTTCAATTGCATCTTTTCCCGTCTTTGAATACCATAGAAGTTGGAAGCAAAAACAAGTTAATTATGCTTGCTATTGTTGACGAAGTGTTGTTGTGATAACCAATTGAGAGGTCTGGTTCATGTTTATTTATGTAAATGGTCTTGCTTCAACCTTAACAAGTCAGCAATTCTAGTAGGTCTGTCAGtgatttactttatttatttattaatttactttGATTGAGTTAAAATGATTTGGTCTTAAATTTTGAACTTAGAGAATTTACATCCATATGCTGTAGTAATGGTGTACAATCTTAtggcttgattttttttttcagggtTAAGAAGTTGACAAAGATGTCCGAGAAGGTGGCAACTGGAGTTCTTTCTGGGGTTGTTAAAGTCTCTGGATTCTTTACAAGTTCTGTTGTGAACTCAAAAGTCGGCAAGAAATTTTTTAGCCTGTTGCCTGGAGAAATTGTCCTTGCTTCATTAGATGGATTTAGTATGTTATTCATCTCAATTTCTCTGGCTTTCTTTAACTATATCTGTGTTGTGTGTCCTTGCGTCATTATCTTCCCATACCTGCATTTCTTTCTGTTGAAGTATACGAAACTAGTGCAGTTATTAATATTGTCCTGTGTTTTCAATGCCATATGCCATGCTGTGAGTTGACTATAGACAGTTACAATCATGGAATAATATTCAGGAAAGACATCGGCCTTCTAAGTTAACAAAAATGTTGTCAAAATTGAGTACCACCGATAAGGTGTTCATGAGCTTattgtttgaattaaaaaattaactgaGGCTTGGGGTGTGTCCTTTATCTGCTTCTTCCTAGCATTTTTTGCCTGCTTAATTTTTATCTACATATGATCAGGTTCATCAACCACCAGTTTGAGTAGGAACAGTGTGAATTGCTtgaatttatcattttctttccatAAGTAGATGAAATTGTTACCTTGACGTACTGTCCATATTTGTCCTGTCAAGAGATGGTAGATCCTTAAGGATGGAAGTATTTCTTCATCTGGTGACTCTCAAGCACATATAAACCTTTGTCTTTGGACATTGCCTAAAATGATATTGAAATTATGTCTATGAGAGGACaaacaatcaaaatttgaatGGGAGGGTAAAGTAGTCCCTAAAACCAACTGTATAGGTGGTATGAAACAAATAGTGAATGTTGGGTTGAAACAGAATAGTTTGGGCAGAGACAAGTCTTAGTGTTGACTAAGCAAGCATCGTGAGGTACTAATTAGTTATGAACCTTGTATGATCATTACCACATGATGAACTTTGTCTGCATTTTCATAAATGCTAATTAGTTATGAAAGGGTTTATAGAATTCATGTAAGCAGTAGGAGAGACTTAAACTTGAGACCTCTAGTTACCCATAGTTTTGATATCATGTTACATTACTAACTTTCCTGAAAGCTTAAACTGTTAGGTTTTGGGCCTTGGGCCCCCAATGTATATCAGGCTAACCATAGTCGATTTGCGGTGAACTTTGTGTTTTAAGCCCCTTAATGCAATATACTTCAAGCTTGTGTGCCTATTTGGTGGATCTCTTTTactctttcttttatttggttaatCATCCATCAGTGCTATGCTGTGCCTTTGCAAAGAGTAATAGTTAATCAAGGGAATAACCATAACTTTCAAATCCCATGTTTTCTACAACTTTTTATGAGGTTAATTTGATCCTGGCATATTAGCTGCTGTTGCAAGCTCATATGTTCCAACCACGCAATAAAAACTATACTTTTCAAAAAGATTTTAGTCTTTAGATGAGTAGTCAATGTTAGTTGTAGTTTAGATGGGGTCTCTCTCTGGCTTGAAATTAGTAAATGTATTGCGTATATAAGGTGATAAAATGGAAGTGAAATAATCACTTAATTTCAGCTGGTTTAGTTTCAATTTATAAGAACTATGGGAATTGCAAATGCGAAACTTGAACTGTTGGGACTAGGAATTACATGATACAAAAGATGGCCCTTCTACACAAGAAGAGAGAGCCATCAGAACAAGAAAAGAGGAACTAAGGTCATGTGGCAGTCCAAGATGCTATGATATTGCCTTACTGTGTTTTGATATTCCTTTTGTTCTTTCCGTAGTCCTAGAAACTGCATCATGCTTCCTGCTTCTTGCTTATGATATCATTCCTTTTGTCTGTGCATCTTATTGTGGACAGATAAAGTCTGTGATGCTGTTGAAGTTGCTGGAAAGAACGTCATGTCTACCACCTCAGTTGTGACAACTGGGCTTGTTTCACAGAGGTAAAACCTGATTCAACTGTAAATATGATGCTCCATTGCATCATCATCAATAATGTTCTGTTCTTCTGTTGCTATGAGTGTGTTCTTCATTTCAtcattatattttgttatacCTTGTGGTGTTGGGCAAGTTGGCATTACATTTTGTGGTGTCACTCTCCTTCTGTTGTGGTCAAATCCTCATATCGTTTTGAGGTGAAAGAGGAATATTGCTTTTGAATCACATATCTTGCTCCACTAATTTGGGGATCCGAAAGCGATGGCCTGCACAAATCCTGATCCAGTTACATGCCACTGATCATGTCTCCTCCCTCAAATTGTGTTGGACAATAGATAAGACCAAAACAGGTTAAGATATGGTAGAACAGAGGAAGGAATTGTTTGCCATGGACTCAGCTCAACCTAGAATCTGAATTAAGGATATTCTGCCCAAACACATTTTTCCCATAACGTTTTGGTTCGATGATTGGtatgaaagtgttttttattgTTGCAGGTATGGAGAACAGGCAGCACAGGTGACACACGAGGGGCTTGGTGCTGCAGGGCATGCTATTGGGACTGCTTGGGCAGTGTTCAAGATACGAAAAGCTCTCAACCCGAAGAGTGCATTTATGCCCACAAAACTTGCAAAGGCTGCTGCTGAAGCAAATTCTGCTAAACTGAAGACTAAACAAGCAAAGTAATGGCAGATGGTTTTGGGTTGGTTTTATATGAAACTCTTAGACACttacattttttgttcttataccAAGTGGTAGCTACTACAGACAGTcgattgtatttatttatttttgtttcaatgGATGTTCTCAGAAAACCAGTGTGTGTATTAACGATCTTCTTGTATAAATGATGTGTATTTCAATGAATATACTTTATCTTTGCCTCAGCAGGAGCTTGTGGGAACCCAATGGATCCATTTTGTCAAGAGGCTTTAACAATGTGAACTAGGAGGGGAAGGGTTATGCTAATGGTGTACTAGAAATGGACAAAATTTCTTGGTAGCTTTAGGCAATATTGAGGGGAGGATTTACCCCTGTATGGTGGAAGTCCTCCAGCAGTTAAATTTTACGATTTCCCAGAATTTTCCTGCAGCCAAGCGTTCAGGTCTATGCAAACACAGAGAGCAAGTTGAAAGCTAATTTTGGGTTTTATATTTGTTGAACAAAGGGGGGtacatattattatttgaacTCTAGATTCTTAGCATCTGCAGTTCTTTCACACTACTTCCACTGAATATATGCTTCCATTGATATCCCTAGTGtgcaatctctctctctctctctctctctctctctctctctctctctctctctctccatagCCCTTACCTTAATAACTAGTTTTGAATGGCTTGTAAGTCTTGAGATCTAGGACAACTCCAGCCACAGACCCTACTGCCGCAGCTAGAGAAATAAGCAGACAAGCAAAGCTTAGTATCTGCAGGGCAACCCACCGGCTTGTCCACCGTCCAATCTTCTTCTGGGAAATATACATCTCAACTGGGAAATAAACTGTCAAGGGCCAGAACCCAAATGCTCCAAGTATGCCCACAACATCATTGAAGAAGGGCAAGAGCATAGCTATAAGGGTTGTCAACACAACAAAAATTGTCCTCCATACTAAACGGAAGAAGTTGAGCTGGTACACCCCATAGAAAGGGATTGGCAGGTCGTATTCTGCAGTCACAAAGTCGCTCTTCGGCCACTTATGTGCACTCCATTTTTCCACAAATGCGTATAAGGGCTGGCAATAGACCTGCAGTTTCACATTGGTGTCAACTTCGTGAAGATAACATGAAACCTTTAACTATCTCCCTACTCAACTGCAAACTTCTTCTTATACCTGATATGCCCCGACAAGATGAACGATGATTGCAATATTGGCTATGTCTAACAGCCAGTAGGGGTCATAGAATCCAAAGCCAGTGAGAAGATTTCCTGGAGCTAGATCCCCAAAGGCAGCATAGCCAAAGCATCCACACAGCATATAGAATGCTGTTGTCACAGCGATGCTCAGCACCGTTGCCTTCCTCATGGTTTTGTACTCTGCAGGAGGAGATTTTATCGTATCCTACAGATTGACACCAAATCAGAATTCAACATTGAGATGTTGCAAACCAAAATCATCATTCTTGTAATGAGTTTATGTACCTGAATTTCGATGAGAATGAGTGAGAAAGAATAAGCAAAGGCAATAGCTCCAAGTGCCTGCAAACTCCTCCACAACTTCTGTGTTGAAGTCACTACTCCTGCATGAGTTACTGTCCCTATGCTTATGCCTGTCAAGCTTCCTTTGAAGCTCCCATTTtctgagaagaaaaagaaaggagaaacaGCAGTTTAGTTGCAGATGGTAGGTGGTGCCTTGCAGGGCCTTGTTTCTGAAACTAGAAAGTATGTGTGCACACAAAAATATGATGTGAGGAAGTGTGTATAACCTGCAACTTTGGCGACGCCAAGGCCTAGACCAACACTAGAGTACGTGAAAGACATAATAGCAGCAACTATGGAGAGCCACCAAACTTGATCAAAGTCTGGGATTTGAGAAAATATGATCTCTATGATTCCAAAGGTGATCATGTATCCATTGCTGGACATGTGACAAGGATCTTTCCCCCCACTTTTGTGGAAACAGTTTGATCTCTTTATCGCCCTAATCATGAACAGACAAGTACATATAGTTATGAACTCATGCAGAAAGCATAACACACCAACAGAAAACTCACTCTGGAAACTCACATCATGCTGACTGATGCTGCAATTGTGTACCCAATTGCAACGCCAAACAAGTTCAAGTACTGAATCCACCCACATGCCAGCACCTTCTTCCCTCCTGCAGCCCCCAAATGAAGGTCAACTATAATGATAAAAACAACGAAAATCACCTGAGTCTGAGTCTCTGACCATGATGAAAACTATTATACTCACCTAAGTTAGCCTTGACAGCTTCCATGTAAGTGTAATTTCTTTGTCCTGTGAGAGGGTCACCTGACCTGTAACAGTGGGCCAGGAGGTTGGAAGAGTAGAGATTGACAAAGGCGAAAAGGATCATTACAATAGGCCCTGCAACCCAACCAAGCTGCCCTATTGCCCATGCCAGTGAAAGAACCCCTGAGCCTATGACAGCAGTGATAATATGGGATGAAGCTGTCCAGAAAGTTCCTGCACCAAAGCCATTGTATCATAGTATAGAACCACTATTCAGATTGATGTTAGCTTATTATGTTGATTGGTTGTTTCCAGATTCAGTGCATATAAGAAAGCAAGAAGATATTTCTTATATCCTATGGAGTTTACATACTTAAATCAAATAGTAACTCACCTTTTCTAGTAAATGATGAGTATGTTTGTtgaatcatttatattttattgactAGATGGAatctataatttaaaattttattttgacatttttaaaaattaaaaaaaaaaaaaaacgattctCCATGAAAGTAATCATTCTTTAAGCTGGATATTGGCAGACACCAGAGCTTCTTTGCAGAGTCCATACCTGTTCTTTTGAGGCGGCCATCATCATCAAAACACTTGGAATAGTTGGCCTGAGGGTTTATTGCTTCACTCTCGCCATGGGGTTTAGGCTGGACTTCCACCTGCAAGTAGTGCCTGATGTCTTGCCGCTCTTCCACCTAAAACATTGATGCAGAGCTAATATATcagaagagaaaagaacaaTTTCACCAAGGAAGATGGAGAGGTATGGACATGATCTTACAACTCCATTGTAAATTCTGCTTGGAAGAGTTCGACTTCTCGGTAACATGGTTGTGAAACAGCAGGAATGGTAGTTGTGTATATGCGTGTAATCAGGAGAGAGCCAAGGATAAAGGGAAGTGGTATGGTGGTGATGGATACTTGAAAAATATGTGGAGTGGGCTTTTATAGAAGAACATAATGACCTGAATTGAACCATTGAAATGGGGAGATGGTGGCATGACGCGTGTAGAAACAATCATGAATCGTGTAACATGTCGTTCGATTCGATTATGATATAATACCATAAAGTTTGAGAATATAATATTGTGAGATTGAGTTTTTACCTAAAAAGATAAGCACATTCTCGATATTATTTTACAACCCTTTCTTAGACTACCCCCAAACATGCCTTATGTGCATGTAAGCTTACAATTTTAGAAGGGCAGACCTTCAAATGACTGATGGTCTCCACTATCAGTAGGGCCATGTGCAGACTGATCTCTCCCCTTCATGCATAATTGCTTTCTACCTCTATGGATTACCatgtgtaaatattataaatgatattaaagttaatttttaatcttaagaATTTGTTTGACACTCGTAAAAGGTATTTACTTAGCCCTACAatcatatatatgatataacgAGTACGTTGTTGTTTCTGTATGatactatgatatctcatgtcggataaaggaaaaagtttttgttttatatttatagagATTAATCCCGATTTTAAAATCACGAAGCAAACAATATGTACCCAACGGTTGGGTACG includes the following:
- the LOC117911153 gene encoding protein EARLY-RESPONSIVE TO DEHYDRATION 7, chloroplastic-like, whose product is MSSNPYRNPNSLYPEVDISNPEATSRLVSNPTSASSSSLYPSLEVKELAENLFPDENDAALQNPSSQPFEEVLVRVAGAIVHLIDKQHSVELASGVLTIVRLRQGENVVAVLARIGDEIQWPLAKDEAAVKLDESHYFFSLRVPESGSGSASSDYDGESENLLNYGLTIASKGQEGLLKELDAVLEKYSCFSVQKVKGTVGWEVLDGSVARETSPEDLGSKKKKKLMEERSGAYWTTLAPNVEDYSGCVARMIAAGSGQLIKGILWSGNVTVDGLNWGNEFLKIRMGPGSKSEISPEAMKRMKRVKKLTKMSEKVATGVLSGVVKVSGFFTSSVVNSKVGKKFFSLLPGEIVLASLDGFNKVCDAVEVAGKNVMSTTSVVTTGLVSQRYGEQAAQVTHEGLGAAGHAIGTAWAVFKIRKALNPKSAFMPTKLAKAAAEANSAKLKTKQAK
- the LOC117910840 gene encoding pentatricopeptide repeat-containing protein At1g11290, chloroplastic-like, with amino-acid sequence MLRNTKSMIFKKNVKTPLAILQLYSIHTSTQCYPHGRDPINYSKLLSGYLKSGDIINAGKLFEEIPKRDVVSWSIMIHGYNRNGFRRKSMELFSQMRISSLVPTSFTMVGVLVSIAGLGDPVLGQCVHGLILKYGLDSDFRVVTALLNAYAKCGNVVDSYRVFEQLENPGLVSCSAIVSGFVYNELFEEAVVLFNQFRKLGMVPNAATVLTLIRACVALESRRLCESIHGMVVKLSLVLDVAVNNSVLDMYSSMLDLDAATRVFEGMECRDVISWTTMINLLVCLEYASDALMLFRQMRITGISNDVVVVMNLISACAILGDLKRGREIHTQAIVCGFGSELPLTNSIIAMYSKCGDLDSSRTVFDQTTGKSLVSWTAMILGCVQNGCPREALKFLIKMRGEESFYLDSVMLIGVLSASGELALLELCQQLHCYAFESGFPRYRLVQNSLISAYSKCGDVEPAYNVFGQMGYIRDIVSWNAILNGYGINGHGEIAVTLYHEMRKCRENPDAATYLCVLSACSHSGLVDDGLAIFNQMVEERTIRPSQDHCGCIVDLLARAGCFSDASEFVSRYMEKMGPNAWRALLSGCRLHGNVGLAELAARRVYELDPEEPGQVVLLSNVYASVGRFQDAEALRASMKKKELIKNPGISLLNRIPYDVG
- the LOC117911152 gene encoding amino acid permease 3-like, whose product is MLPRSRTLPSRIYNGVVEERQDIRHYLQVEVQPKPHGESEAINPQANYSKCFDDDGRLKRTGTFWTASSHIITAVIGSGVLSLAWAIGQLGWVAGPIVMILFAFVNLYSSNLLAHCYRSGDPLTGQRNYTYMEAVKANLGGKKVLACGWIQYLNLFGVAIGYTIAASVSMMAIKRSNCFHKSGGKDPCHMSSNGYMITFGIIEIIFSQIPDFDQVWWLSIVAAIMSFTYSSVGLGLGVAKVAENGSFKGSLTGISIGTVTHAGVVTSTQKLWRSLQALGAIAFAYSFSLILIEIQDTIKSPPAEYKTMRKATVLSIAVTTAFYMLCGCFGYAAFGDLAPGNLLTGFGFYDPYWLLDIANIAIIVHLVGAYQVYCQPLYAFVEKWSAHKWPKSDFVTAEYDLPIPFYGVYQLNFFRLVWRTIFVVLTTLIAMLLPFFNDVVGILGAFGFWPLTVYFPVEMYISQKKIGRWTSRWVALQILSFACLLISLAAAVGSVAGVVLDLKTYKPFKTSY